Below is a window of Candidatus Atribacteria bacterium DNA.
CCAAGGGAGAAGATATTGATAAAATTCGTGGTCTTGGATTAGGGGCGGATGATTATATCAGTAAGCCATTTAGTCCAAGTGAACTAGTGGCTCGAGTGAAAGCCCATTTATCCCGATTTGAGCGGCTCACTGGACAACTTGGTACGGCAAGCAAAGAAATTCACATCAAAGATTTAGTCATTAATCAAACCGCTCGTCAGGTTTATTTTGCCGGTAAGAAAATAATTCTTACCACTAAAGAATTTGACATATTAAACTTCCTGGCATCTAATCCTAATATTGTTTTTAGTAAAGAAACTATCTATGATAGGATATGGGGGAATGATTCTTACGGAGATATTACTACTATTGCCGTCCATATTAAAAAAATACGGGACAAAATTGAAAAAGATCCTCAGAGTCCACATTATATTGAAACCCTTTGGGGGTCTGGTTATCGCTTTAATGCTTAAAAAAATAACCCGCTGGTAAATAATTTGCCAGCGGGTTATTTTTTTAAGCATTGTATGATAATTTTATTTCTAATTTTTATTTTGTTACACTTGCTAACCTTGCTCCATTTAAAAGTAAATCCAGTTCCGTTCCTTCCAGAGTCTCTCTTTTAATCAAATTAGTAGCGATATTCTTCAGTTTGCGTTTATTTTTGGATAGGATCTCTTTGGCTCTGGCATAGGTGGTGTCAATAATCGTTCTGATTTCCTTATCGATCTTGTTGGCAACCTCTTCGCTATAATCTCTCTCCTGTGAGATATCTTTTCCTAAAAAGACCTGATGTTCCTTCCTCCCGAGAGTCACTGGACCCAGAGATTCACTCATTCCGTATTCGGTGATCATTTGCCGGGCAACCTTAGTAGCCTGTTCCAGATCATTTTGTGCACCGGTGGTAACATCTTGAAAGATCAGATCTTCAGCCACCCTACCTCCTAAAAGGACAGTCAGGCGATCAAGTAGTTCCGCTTTGCTGATCAGATAGCGGTCTTGGGTAGGCAGCTGCAGGGTATAGCCGAGGGCTACATCCCCTCTGGGAATGATGGAAACCTTATGTACCGGATCACAGTTGGGTAGAAGCTTAGCTACCAGTGCATGTCCAGATTCATGATAGGCTACAATTTCTTTCTCTTTGTCGCTCATCAAGCGACTTTTGCGTTCCGGTCCAGCTATGACCCTGTCTATAGCTGCTTCAAAATCTTCCATTTCAATTTCTTTCTTATTTTTTCGGGAAGCAAGGAGTGCTGCTTCGTTTACCATATTGGCCAAATCGGAGCCTAAAAATCCTGGGGTTCTGCGGGCTAATACTTCTATATCTACTCCTTCAGCTAAGGGTTTTCCCCGAGCATGGACTTTTAGAATGGCTTCCCGGCCATTGATATCTGGTCGGTCGATAACAATCCGTCTATCGAATCTCCCGGGTCTTAAAAGCGCCGGGTCTAATATATCTGGACGATTGGTTGCGGCAATTAATATAATCTCGGTAGTCTGGTCAAAACCATCCATTTCTACTAATAATTGGTTTAAGGTTTGTTCTCTCTCATCATGCCCTCCACCTAATCCTGCACCCCGGTGTCTACCTACGGCGTCAATCTCGTCCATAAAGATAATACAGGGACTGCTTGCCTTAGCCTGTTTGAATAGATCGCGTACTCTGGAGGCACCGACACCCACAAACATTTCCACGAAGTCGGATCCGCTGATACTAAAAAAAGGAACTCCCGCTTCTCCGGCGATAGCCCGGGCAAGTAAAGTCTTTCCGGAACCCGGAGGGCCGTAAAGTAAAAGTCCTCGAGGGATCTTGGCTCCTAATTTTTTGAATTTTGCCGGATTCTTTAAGAATTCGATAACTTCTTCTACTTCCTCTTTGGCTTCATCGATACCTGCCACATCCTTAAAAGTGACCTTAGGTATATCGTTACTCAAGCGCTTGGCTTTACTCTTACCGAAGGACATGGCATTATTGTTTCCGCCTTGCATCCTTCTCATTATAAAAATCCACACACCTATTATTAAAGCGATAGGAAAGATAGAAGAAAGCAAATTCATCCACCAAGGAGGCTGTACTGGCGGTTTGGCTTCTATTACCACATTTTTATTTCGAAGAATATTTATTATTTCCGGATCATCAGGGGAATAAGTAGTAAACTCTTCGCCATTGACGAAACGGCCACTAATGGCTTTTCCCATGATAGTTACACTTGAGATCTTATTCGCCTCAACTTCTTTTAAAAATTGCGAATAGGTGAGTTCCTGAACGGTTGATACATGATTAAAAAGTGAACTGAAAATGGTTACTGAAATAAGCAGAACCAATAGATACAAACCAATATTTCTAAAATATTTATTATTTTTGAAATTATTTTTATTAAAATCAGGTAATTTTGCCAATAATATCTCTCCTTCCAATTTTAAAGTACTCTTAGTTATTATAATTAATAATATTTTTATTGCAAATTAATTTAGTGCTTTTTGAAAAAAATTTCTAACTATATTTAATAAAAAAAGCCAAATACTCCCAGGAAATAAGGTGATTATTTAAAAATAAAGTAAATACTCCTTATTTTAAACCCCAGGGTATTGGCAGTCTTTTTATTTATTCATATCTTAAGGCATCCACCGGGTTCATCTTTGCTGCCTTCATTGCTGGATAAAGTCCAAAGAAAATACCGATAAATAGAGCAAAACCAAAGGCCAGTCCGACGGAAAGAGGTGCAATAACCATCGGCCAATTACCATATTGGGATAAAAAATAGGCTGCTATCCATCCAAATCCAATGCCTAAAATCCCGCCGAAACTACTTAAATTTAATGACTCCATCAGGAATTGAAATAAGATATGTGCATTTCTGGCACCCAATGCTTTTCGTACACCGATTTCCCTGGTTCGTTCGGTTACCGAAACCAGCATAATATTCATAATTCCAATCCCACCAACTAAGAGGGAAATAGCAGCAATTCCGCCAAGCATGATGCTCATGGTTTCGGTGACCGAGCTCACTGTATCAAGAATCTCATCCTGACTGATAATCCTGAATTGTTCCTGCTCTTCATCATCTAAAAATTTAACCATGAAATTTTCTAATTCACTGACAGCAGTGGCTGCTTTTTCCGATGAAGCAGCTTGCGCAATATAGTTGGTAACAAAATTACTGTTAGTTAATTTTTTCATCGCAACGGATATCGGAATGTAAGCTCGGTCATCCAGATCTCCACCCATGGAGCCGCCTTTTTCCTTCATGACACCTATGACGTCAAAGAGATAGATTTGCGCGTTATAACTGACTTTTATTCTTTTACCAATAGGATCATCATCTTCAAATAAATCTTCAGCTAGTTGAGAGCCTAATACCATGACCTGTCTTCTTTCTTTATCATCATTCTCACTGATAAAATTACCCGTGTTTATTTCGTAATTATTAACTTTGGCATAGTTGATATTAGTACCCAATATATTAGCACTGACATTTATATCATTTGAAATCAATCTACCGCTGATCTGCTTTACCGGAATCACTTTTATCACCGAAGGACAAAATTTATCTATATAATCGCTTAATTCCAGTGAAAATTTATCTTGAGAACTGACATTCATGATCATTCCTCCCTGTCCTCGTGGTGTTCGAGGATAAATGGTAATCATATTAGATCCAAGGTTAGCAATACGGGAAGTGACTTGTTGAGTAGAGCCGGTTCCTACGGAAACAATGGCAATAACAGCACCAACACCAATAATAATTCCCAACATGGAAAGAATGCTGCGCATCTTATTTGCCCATAAGCTCTCCAGGGCAATTTTTAAGCTTTGTAGGATCATGCTATCACCTCATCTCTATCAATTAAACCATCTTTTAGGTGAATGACCCGATTGGCATATCGGGCAATTTCCGATTCGTGGGTTACCAAAACAATGGTATTCCCTTCATGGTGTAATTGTTCTATTATTTTCATAATATCTTGACCGGTTTTTGAATCCAGATTTCCGGTCGGTTCGTCTGCCAAAATGATTGACGGATGATTTACTAATGCCCGGGCAATAGCTACTCTTTGTTTTTGCCCTCCCGATATTTCGTTGGGTTTATGTTTTAATCGATCACCCAAACCTACTTCCTTTAATGCTTGAATAGCCAGCTCTTTCTTATTTTGAGAATGTGCTTTATTATAAGTCAAAGGGAGTTCCACATTTCTTAAAATCGTAGCCTTGGGCAGCAAATTAAATTGTTGAAAGACAAATCCAATTTTTTGATTACGAAACAAAGCCAGTTGATTGTCATTCAATTTAGTAACATCTTGACCGGAAAGAAAGTATTTACCCCCGGTAGGATAATCCAAACAGCCGATGATATGCATCAGGGTCGATTTTCCTGAACCGGAAGGTCCCATAACGGAAACGAATTCTCCGGCGTTAATTTCTAATGATACACCTCGTAAGGCTTCAACGTTTACTTTTCCTAAATGATAGGTCTTTTTTAATTGTTCAATTTGAATTAATTTAGTCATACTTTTTCGCCTCTTTTTTAGCGTATCATGGGAATGGGGAAGCCACCCCTATTGGGATTTCTGTTGTTATTAGAACTACTTGTATTCATCTGATAATTGTTTACAATAATTTTATCCCCTTCTTTTAGCCCCTCGGTTACTTCCAGGTAATAGCTATCACTGATTCCGGTTTTAACCGGAGTAGGAACTGCTTTTCCATTTTCAACTTTTAAAACCATCGAATTGCCTCCTGCTATGGAAAGAGAGGTAACCGGAATTAGTACAACATTTTTGGCAGAGCCCACAGTAATTTCTGCTGATGCTGAGAATCCGGGTTTAAAGAATTTAGATACTTCATCCATTCGGATGGTTACCGGTACTGTTACTACATTACTTTCTGCAATGGCATAATTTGCTACTTCAGCTACTTTACCGGTAAATATCTTTCCATCTAAAATATCTAATTCCACTTCTGCTTGTTGGCCGACTTCTACCTCCATGCAATCTACTTCACTGATTGAAACTTCAATTTCGTAAGCAGTTTCATCAATCAGGTAAATAATATCATCTGTTTTTTCAATGTTATCTCCTTCCTCGACATAAATCTTAATAATTTTACCCGAGAAAGGAGCTTGAATAGTCCGCGCATTAAGTTTTTCCAATGCCAATTCCATAGCTAACTTCTTTTCTTCTTGAGTCAGGTTAGGAGACCCATTAATTTTAGCCAGCTCGTATTCATTTTTTGCCTTTAAATAATTTAATCTTTCCTCTTTATCTTTCAAATGAACCAATTCTTGTCCTTCTTCTACAAATTCACCGACATGTACCAGGATTTTTTCAACAATACCTCCCGTTGTTTCGCTGCTTTGTAAATTAAGATTGACGGAATTGACCGGCTGGAGAAAACCACTAGCAGAAACAGACTTTTTTAAATTTCCCAATTTCACCTCAACTACTGATGCCGGATCAACCGATTGAATTTGGTTTTCTGAATTCGCGTTTATTTCAGATTTGGATTGCCAATAGTTTAATCCGAAAAAAATACCCGCTCCCAAAATTAATATGATAATTATCCATAAGAACCATTTCTTTTTTGTCATTCATTTGTCCTCAACTTTCCTTGCGTTATATATCTAAAAAATGGGCTAATCTTAAACGATTAACTAATAATAGAT
It encodes the following:
- a CDS encoding efflux RND transporter periplasmic adaptor subunit; translation: MTKKKWFLWIIIILILGAGIFFGLNYWQSKSEINANSENQIQSVDPASVVEVKLGNLKKSVSASGFLQPVNSVNLNLQSSETTGGIVEKILVHVGEFVEEGQELVHLKDKEERLNYLKAKNEYELAKINGSPNLTQEEKKLAMELALEKLNARTIQAPFSGKIIKIYVEEGDNIEKTDDIIYLIDETAYEIEVSISEVDCMEVEVGQQAEVELDILDGKIFTGKVAEVANYAIAESNVVTVPVTIRMDEVSKFFKPGFSASAEITVGSAKNVVLIPVTSLSIAGGNSMVLKVENGKAVPTPVKTGISDSYYLEVTEGLKEGDKIIVNNYQMNTSSSNNNRNPNRGGFPIPMIR
- a CDS encoding ABC transporter ATP-binding protein, translating into MTKLIQIEQLKKTYHLGKVNVEALRGVSLEINAGEFVSVMGPSGSGKSTLMHIIGCLDYPTGGKYFLSGQDVTKLNDNQLALFRNQKIGFVFQQFNLLPKATILRNVELPLTYNKAHSQNKKELAIQALKEVGLGDRLKHKPNEISGGQKQRVAIARALVNHPSIILADEPTGNLDSKTGQDIMKIIEQLHHEGNTIVLVTHESEIARYANRVIHLKDGLIDRDEVIA
- a CDS encoding FtsX-like permease family protein; its protein translation is MILQSLKIALESLWANKMRSILSMLGIIIGVGAVIAIVSVGTGSTQQVTSRIANLGSNMITIYPRTPRGQGGMIMNVSSQDKFSLELSDYIDKFCPSVIKVIPVKQISGRLISNDINVSANILGTNINYAKVNNYEINTGNFISENDDKERRQVMVLGSQLAEDLFEDDDPIGKRIKVSYNAQIYLFDVIGVMKEKGGSMGGDLDDRAYIPISVAMKKLTNSNFVTNYIAQAASSEKAATAVSELENFMVKFLDDEEQEQFRIISQDEILDTVSSVTETMSIMLGGIAAISLLVGGIGIMNIMLVSVTERTREIGVRKALGARNAHILFQFLMESLNLSSFGGILGIGFGWIAAYFLSQYGNWPMVIAPLSVGLAFGFALFIGIFFGLYPAMKAAKMNPVDALRYE
- a CDS encoding response regulator transcription factor → MKKILIIEDQQSIAELERDYLEIDGFQVDIKNNGREGLNQALAYNYDLILLDLMLPDMDGFDICKKIRKEKNIPILIISAKGEDIDKIRGLGLGADDYISKPFSPSELVARVKAHLSRFERLTGQLGTASKEIHIKDLVINQTARQVYFAGKKIILTTKEFDILNFLASNPNIVFSKETIYDRIWGNDSYGDITTIAVHIKKIRDKIEKDPQSPHYIETLWGSGYRFNA
- a CDS encoding ATP-dependent metallopeptidase FtsH/Yme1/Tma family protein, with translation MAKLPDFNKNNFKNNKYFRNIGLYLLVLLISVTIFSSLFNHVSTVQELTYSQFLKEVEANKISSVTIMGKAISGRFVNGEEFTTYSPDDPEIINILRNKNVVIEAKPPVQPPWWMNLLSSIFPIALIIGVWIFIMRRMQGGNNNAMSFGKSKAKRLSNDIPKVTFKDVAGIDEAKEEVEEVIEFLKNPAKFKKLGAKIPRGLLLYGPPGSGKTLLARAIAGEAGVPFFSISGSDFVEMFVGVGASRVRDLFKQAKASSPCIIFMDEIDAVGRHRGAGLGGGHDEREQTLNQLLVEMDGFDQTTEIILIAATNRPDILDPALLRPGRFDRRIVIDRPDINGREAILKVHARGKPLAEGVDIEVLARRTPGFLGSDLANMVNEAALLASRKNKKEIEMEDFEAAIDRVIAGPERKSRLMSDKEKEIVAYHESGHALVAKLLPNCDPVHKVSIIPRGDVALGYTLQLPTQDRYLISKAELLDRLTVLLGGRVAEDLIFQDVTTGAQNDLEQATKVARQMITEYGMSESLGPVTLGRKEHQVFLGKDISQERDYSEEVANKIDKEIRTIIDTTYARAKEILSKNKRKLKNIATNLIKRETLEGTELDLLLNGARLASVTK